In the genome of Kluyveromyces marxianus DMKU3-1042 DNA, complete genome, chromosome 1, one region contains:
- the RFA1 gene encoding replication factor A subunit protein RFA1, whose amino-acid sequence MGVQLLEGDLLDIFRIPERYNNPVGGIYQVVQTKKGETNAKKNLILINDGKYHVKALLRNKAAETAQQAELERGDVFKVLSAECAVIKEKKKFVLLVDEIEILSRGLDLFNSSTEFVDAYLAEHMNELVTLTENGATPSEAASATSSMSSKVAPTSTSNIPAPQARAVPQMKPRGGNGNSSASQSSRPIFAIEQISPYQNNWTIKARVSFKGDLKKWQNNRGEGYILNVNLLDSSGEIRATAFNDNAVKFNEILQEGKAYFVSKARVQPAKPQFSNLKHPYELSLERDCVVEECMNEDANDVPEMHFNFIKLNDVNNVEKNTAIDVVGILKSVGPHFELAAKSGKKFDRRDVELVDDSGACISLGLWGEQAIKFNLPEGSVVALKGVRVTDFNGKSLSMGNTSSLFANPDIQEAYTLKGWYDANASNTTFKALKTEGGSGDSSKFIAERTTIAKAIESNLGRSEKGDYFSVKAAISFLKVDNFAYPACLNEGCQKKVILQSDNTWRCEKCDMNHPHPKYRYMLTISIMDQTGQIWLTLFNDQAEQLLGVSANELTELKESNNQAFVALTQKVQMNEYDFRIRAREDNYNNETRIRYTVSNLHELKWKAEADFLANELLKAL is encoded by the coding sequence ATGGGTGTTCAACTATTAGAAGGGGATCTTTTGGATATATTCCGTATTCCAGAGAGATACAACAATCCAGTGGGCGGTATATACCAGGTAGTGCAAACCAAGAAGGGTGAGACTAATGCGAAGAAAAATTTGATATTAATTAACGATGGAAAATACCATGTTAAGGCGCTATTAAGGAACAAGGCAGCGGAAACGGCGCAACAAGCGGAACTTGAAAGAGGGGATGTGTTCAAAGTTTTGAGTGCAGAATGTGCAGTTatcaaggaaaagaagaagtttgtGTTGCTAGTTGATGAGATCGAGATTTTGAGTCGTGGGTTAGATCTTTTCAACTCGTCTACTGAATTTGTGGATGCGTATTTGGCTGAACATATGAACGAATTGGTTACATTGACTGAGAATGGTGCTACGCCTTCTGAAGCGGCATCTGCTACATCTTCTATGAGTTCGAAGGTTGCACCTACGAGTACTTCGAATATTCCAGCGCCTCAGGCTCGGGCTGTGCCGCAGATGAAGCCTCGTGGTGGCAACGGAAACTCGTCAGCTTCTCAAAGCTCGAGACCGATTTTTGCCATCGAACAAATCTCTCCATACCAGAACAACTGGACAATTAAGGCGAGAGTTTCTTTCAAGGGTGATCTAAAGAAGTGGCAAAACAACAGGGGTGAAGGTTACATTCTAAATGTGAACTTACTAGACTCTTCCGGTGAGATCAGAGCTACGGCATTTAACGATAATGCGGTGAAATTCAACGAGATTTTGCAAGAGGGTAAGGCGTACTTTGTTTCAAAGGCCAGAGTCCAGCCTGCCAAGCCGCAGTTCTCAAACTTGAAGCATCCTTACGAGTTGAGTTTGGAAAGAGACTGTGTTGTGGAGGAATGTATGAATGAGGACGCAAATGACGTTCCAGAGATGCACTTCAACTTTATTAAATTGAACGACGTCAATAATGTGGAGAAAAACACTGCAATTGATGTTGTTGGTATTCTGAAATCTGTGGGCCCACACTTCGAACTTGCAGCCAAGTCCGGTAAGAAATTTGACCGTAGGGACGTTGAATTGGTCGATGACTCAGGTGCCTGTATCTCTTTGGGATTATGGGGAGAACAAGCAATTAAGTTCAACCTACCTGAGGGTTCGGTCGTCGCGTTGAAGGGTGTTCGTGTAACCGATTTTAACGGTAAATCTTTGTCAATGGGGAACACCAGCAGTTTGTTCGCCAACCCTGATATCCAAGAAGCTTACACTTTGAAGGGTTGGTACGACGCAAACGCTTCCAATACCACATTTAAGGCTTTGAAAACCGAAGGTGGTAGCGGAGATTCCTCGAAGTTCATTGCCGAACGTACTACTATCGCAAAGGCAATTGAGTCTAATCTAGGTAGAAGTGAGAAAGGTGATTATTTCAGCGTAAAAGCTGCGATAAGTTTCTTGAAAGTCGATAACTTTGCCTACCCTGCTTGTTTGAACGAGGGGTGTCAGAAGAAGGTTATACTACAGAGTGACAACACTTGGAGATGTGAAAAGTGTGATATGAACCATCCACACCCTAAATACAGATACATGCTAACCATTTCAATTATGGACCAGACGGGCCAAATTTGGTTGACTTTGTTCAATGATCAAGCGGAACAACTTCTTGGTGTATCAGCAAACGAACTCacagaattgaaagaaagtaATAACCAGGCATTCGTTGCTCTAACGCAAAAAGTTCAAATGAACGAATACGACTTCAGGATCAGAGCACGTGAAGACAACTACAATAACGAAACTAGAATAAGATACACCGTTTCTAATCTACATGAACTCAAATGGAAGGCAGAGGCAGACTTCCTAGCAAATGAGCTATTGAAAGCTCTTTAG
- the CDH1 gene encoding Cdh1p — protein MQNPFANNTPSSSPVKRAPGQSGRVVKRPASSSTTLSNSSSSSSLLASPVRRPRSSSSGGSTAFADRFIPNRTEMDLNTVSSIRSNPNIPIFKPSSGSDNRLEWERERQAHHTFDIVLKNELFGELINTDSNSGDNISRIQYSESLERPSTPPSGLRDGEGDTDEDEDQELHQTTTSEPLFPTTPRRSHNTSFINNDHSQRPTSNTTKGVSLFSYGSRSQNSRNHSSNMDLGLNQYLQSLSPMRPESQKLLQSPGKKFREIAKVPYRVLDAPSLADDFYYDLIDWSSTDVLAVALGKSIFLSDNATNSVTHLATSETDFTSLSWVDSGSHLAVGLSSGIVEIYDILKNKCIRTLSGHVDRVACLGWNHHVLTSGSRDRKILHRDVRAPEPFFEQIDTHSQEVCGLKWNVNENKLASGGNDNTVFVYDGTLRQPLLSIEEHTAAVKALAWSPHTRGVLATGGGTADKKLKIWSVSKAVKLNEVDTGSQLCNMLWSKNTDEIITSHGYSKYNLTLWNYPTLEPMAVLKGHSFRVLHLTLSADGTTVVSGAGDETLRYWKLFDKPKARGYQESLISNAFNTLR, from the coding sequence ATGCAGAATCCGTTCGCGAATAATACCCCTTCATCTTCTCCAGTAAAACGGGCACCAGGCCAAAGTGGTAGGGTTGTGAAGAGACCTGCTTCTTCGTCGACTACGCTATCtaattcatcttcaagcTCATCACTGCTAGCTTCACCTGTAAGACGACCtagatcttcttcatctggaGGGTCTACAGCGTTTGCGGATCGATTTATACCGAATAGAACTGAAATGGACTTGAATACAGTGAGTTCTATTAGATCTAACCCGAATATACCGATCTTCAAGCCATCTAGTGGGTCGGATAACCGTCTTGAGTGGGAGAGGGAACGTCAGGCGCATCACACTTTTGATATTGTGCTAAAGAATGAGCTTTTTGGAGAGCTGATAAATACGGATTCGAACAGTGGTGATAATATATCAAGGATCCAGTACTCTGAATCTTTAGAAAGACCTTCGACACCTCCTAGCGGGCTGAGAGATGGAGAAGGGGATActgatgaggatgaggacCAGGAATTGCATCAAACGACGACTTCAGAGCCTCTATTTCCGACGACTCCGAGGAGAAGTCATAATACAAGCTTCATAAATAATGACCATTCACAAAGGCCAACTTCAAACACGACAAAGGGTGTCAGTTTATTCAGTTATGGATCCCGTTCGCAAAATAGTAGGAACCACTCGTCGAATATGGATTTGGGACTCAATCAGTATCTTCAATCGCTGTCTCCCATGAGACCTGAGTCTCAAAAGTTGCTTCAATCACCTGGTAAAAAATTCAGAGAAATAGCAAAGGTACCATATAGAGTGCTTGATGCACCTTCTTTGGCTGATGACTTTTACTATGATTTGATAGATTGGTCAAGTACGGATGTGCTTGCTGTTGCACTTGGGAAGTCGATTTTCCTTTCGGATAACGCTACAAATAGTGTTACACATTTGGCTACATCTGAGACAGACTTCACCAGCTTAAGCTGGGTCGACTCGGGATCACACCTTGCTGTCGGATTGTCAAGTGGGATCGTCGAAATCTAcgatattttgaagaataaatGTATCCGTACTCTATCCGGGCACGTTGATAGAGTCGCATGTCTAGGCTGGAATCATCATGTCTTGACCAGTGGTTCAAGAGATAGAAAAATCCTGCATAGGGATGTGCGAGCACCAGAACCATTCTTCGAGCAGATCGATACACATTCGCAGGAAGTTTGTGGCTTGAAATGGAACGTTAATGAGAATAAGCTAGCATCCGGGGGCAATGATAACACTGTTTTCGTTTATGATGGTACTCTACGACAGCCGTTACTATCTATAGAAGAGCATACAGCTGCTGTGAAGGCTTTGGCTTGGTCGCCACATACAAGAGGGGTCCTAGCTACTGGCGGTGGTACAGCAgacaagaagttgaagataTGGAGCGTTTCAAAAGCTGTTAAATTGAACGAAGTGGATACCGGATCGCAATTGTGTAATATGCTTTGGTCAAAGAATACAGACGAGATAATTACCTCCCATGGATACTCAAAGTATAACTTAACACTTTGGAATTACCCAACTCTAGAACCAATGGCCGTTTTGAAAGGTCACAGTTTCAGAGTTTTACATCTAACGTTATCAGCGGACGGCACTACTGTAGTATCAGGTGCCGGGGATGAAACGTTGAGATACTGGAAACTTTTTGACAAACCAAAGGCTAGAGGCTACCAGGAATCTCTGATAAGTAATGCATTCAATACCCTCAGGTGA
- the ERP1 gene encoding emp24/gp25L/p24 family protein, producing MIFQVLLQFFVLLQLPLNAYAFYYYGNSGERRCFHKELTKGTLLKGKYKLSVYDSSQDSYALTYGQDSNVVIMVEEVFDDNHRVVNQKGAPSGDFTFTALQSGEHLICFQPAVRSGRVKTMMDIEFQVGSISEIDSKKKSTIQSLQNKVQVLIEKANGIRREQDLVREREAMFRDASESANSRAMWWSVISLIVLGGTCAWQLSHLRTFFVKQKIV from the coding sequence atgattttCCAAGTGCTCTTGCAATTTTTTGTGCTTTTGCAGCTTCCTTTGAATGCATATGCGTTCTATTATTATGGAAACAGTGGGGAACGTAGATGCTTCCACAAGGAATTGACGAAAGGTACTCTTTTGAAAGGTAAGTACAAGCTTAGCGTATACGACAGTTCACAGGACTCTTATGCGCTAACTTATGGTCAAGACTCAAATGTTGTCATCATGGTTGAGGAAGTGTTTGATGACAACCACCGTGTTGTGAACCAAAAGGGCGCTCCAAGTGGTGATTTTACTTTCACAGCATTGCAAAGTGGGGAACACTTGATCTGTTTCCAACCAGCAGTTCGTTCTGGACGTGTCAAGACCATGATGGATATTGAATTCCAAGTTGGTTCTATTTCTGAAATCgattcgaagaagaagtctaCCATTCAGTCTCTACAGAATAAAGTCCAGGTGTTAATAGAGAAAGCTAATGGTATTAGAAGAGAGCAGGATTTGGTGAGAGAGCGTGAAGCAATGTTTAGAGATGCTTCCGAGTCTGCCAACTCTCGTGCTATGTGGTGGTCtgttatttctttgattgtGCTTGGAGGTACTTGTGCATGGCAATTGTCGCATCTACGTACTTTCTTCGTCAAGCAAAAGATTGTGTAA
- the RPN14 gene encoding Rpn14p, with amino-acid sequence MKVDEWTITSEFDDIVQDVKEEKVESDKIWVSKYGHGESGDCNLDLEFEVKLDKRNEVSFGKSVCQGNEYSVVRAQSNIYEVVVANGTESGPGSSVVARFQNFKRKCEFQKGHSPDLTSVDITNVFDPEERVVCADSEGSIYVLRGSRNGPMEEKFRIEQGHASHVSKVRFFPNGHGFLSSGIDMRLKIWDANNGTELRTFVGHTRPVNDFAMVDRGRNFVSGSSDGCLKLWECSTASCVFSMGSDAGDGINCVALSNYTASASSSLSIDRTNEYNTEGKAVFSGHDSGAITFHDLYNRKKVLEIPSVNGSSCVTLAQSSSGDNSHYLWAGHSDGSIYSWDTRNTSEPIDHLEVNSGVPITKIFLANNLLHVSSGIQYFFSLPVVDGEFKTGKLVNFIRPYEDITDFCINESYQDLWCVGNNGTMLKF; translated from the coding sequence ATGAAGGTTGATGAGTGGACTATTACTAGTGAATTCGATGATATTGTACAGGATGtgaaagaggaaaaggtTGAGAGTGATAAGATATGGGTGAGTAAGTATGGTCATGGGGAATCTGGTGATTGTAATTTGGATTTAGAATTTGAAGTAAAATTGGACAAGAGAAACGAGGTTAGTTTTGGGAAGAGTGTTTGTCAAGGGAATGAGTACTCGGTTGTGAGGGCTCAGTCGAATATATATGAGGTAGTAGTAGCGAATGGGACAGAGAGTGGTCCAGGTAGTAGTGTTGTGGCTAGGTTTCAGAATTTCAAGCGGAAATGCGAATTCCAGAAGGGTCATTCGCCTGACTTGACTAGTGTGGATATTACCAACGTTTTTGATCCAGAAGAGCGAGTGGTTTGTGCCGATTCTGAGGGAAGCATATATGTGCTTCGAGGGAGTCGCAATGGCCCAATGGAGGAGAAGTTTAGGATAGAGCAGGGGCACGCAAGTCATGTTAGCAAGGTTCGATTTTTCCCCAATGGACACGGGTTTTTGAGCAGTGGTATAGACATGAGGCTTAAGATATGGGACGCCAACAACGGTACTGAGTTAAGGACGTTTGTTGGGCATACGCGGCCAGTTAATGATTTTGCCATGGTAGATAGGGGCCGTAATTTTGTGTCTGGCAGTTCGGATGGTTGCCTCAAGCTTTGGGAGTGTTCCACTGCTAGTTGCGTGTTCTCGATGGGCTCGGATGCTGGTGATGGTATCAATTGTGTAGCTTTGTCCAACTACACGGCCAGTGCATCATCGTCGTTATCGATAGATAGGACAAATGAATATAATACAGAGGGGAAGGCTGTATTTTCGGGACATGATTCTGGTGCTATCACGTTCCATGATCTCTACaatagaaagaaagtgCTTGAGATACCATCGGTTAATGGGTCGAGTTGCGTGACGTTGGCTCAATCAAGCAGTGGGGACAACAGTCATTATTTGTGGGCTGGTCACTCTGATGGCAGCATTTACTCATGGGATACTCGTAACACTTCTGAGCCCATAGACCACTTAGAAGTAAATAGCGGAGTTCCAATCACGAAGATCTTCCTTGCAAATAATTTATTGCACGTTTCCAGTGGCATACAATACTTTTTCAGTTTGCCTGTGGTTGATGGCGAATTCAAGACTGGTAAGCTTGTCAATTTCATCAGGCCTTACGAAGATATAACCGATTTCTGCATAAATGAGTCTTACCAAGATCTGTGGTGCGTAGGCAACAACGGCACTATGTTGAAATTCTAA
- the SWD1 gene encoding COMPASS subunit protein SWD1, which produces MANLLLQDPFGVLKEYPEKLTHTLEVPVAAVCVKFSPRGDYLAVGCSNGTIIIYEMDSLKPISMLGTHSGAHTRSVQSVSWSHDGRYLWSSGRDWYVKLWDLSQPSRCFKEYKFDGPVWSCHIVRWNLCVVSVVEKPTAFILKYDESSGLLNSWALQSSGNEDSTNNYGYTLVACPHPTVESLIITGSSKGWIQGFKFDFETPDNENESESEKDDQGPEDHISIQCCFEEKIANSNIKQVIISPSGTRCAVNCSDRNIRQYQLQVQMDPESETGPCSVTLELEHKYQDMINRLQWNTIFFSNHAGDYLVATAHGSSAHDLYLWETGSGSLVRVLEGADEELLDIDWNFYNMRIASNGFESGWVYMWSIVIPPKWSALAPDFEEVEENIDYQEKEDEFDIMDDDNNLHALTEAEEVTIDLCTPEKYDVRGNDLSIPRFVIPLDYEGILVLQNWATNA; this is translated from the coding sequence ATGGCGAATCTTTTACTACAGGACCCGTTTGGGGTATTGAAGGAGTACCCAGAGAAACTCACACATACGTTGGAAGTTCCAGTGGCAGCAGTATGCGTGAAGTTTAGTCCTAGAGGAGACTACTTAGCAGTGGGCTGTTCTAACGGTACCATCATCATATATGAAATGGATAGTCTCAAACCGATTTCCATGCTAGGAACTCATTCGGGAGCTCACACGAGGTCTGTTCAATCTGTATCGTGGTCCCATGATGGCCGTTACTTGTGGTCTAGCGGAAGAGACTGGTACGTCAAGCTCTGGGACCTTTCGCAACCCAGCCGATGTTTCAAGGAATACAAGTTCGATGGACCGGTATGGTCATGCCATATAGTGCGATGGAACCTGTGTGTTGTTAGTGTGGTTGAGAAACCTACTGCTTTCATTTTGAAGTACGATGAGTCGTCCGGATTACTAAATAGTTGGGCATTGCAAAGCAGCGGCAATGAAGATTCGACAAATAACTACGGGTATACACTAGTGGCATGCCCACATCCAACAGTGGAGTCGCTTATAATAACAGGATCTTCGAAGGGATGGATTCAAGGTTTTaagtttgattttgaaacTCCGGACAACGAGAACGAGAGCGAGAGCGAGAAGGACGACCAAGGCCCAGAAGACCACATAAGCATCCAATGCTGTTTCGAAGAGAAGATTGCCAATTCTAACATCAAGCAAGTTATCATTTCGCCGTCGGGAACAAGATGTGCTGTCAATTGTTCCGATAGAAACATTAGACAATACCAACTTCAGGTCCAGATGGATCCAGAATCAGAAACAGGGCCTTGCTCGGTCACACTTGAGCTCGAACACAAGTACCAGGACATGATTAATAGACTCCAATGGAATACCATATTCTTCAGCAACCATGCAGGTGACTACCTGGTGGCCACGGCTCATGGTTCTTCGGCACATGATTTGTACCTCTGGGAAACGGGCTCCGGATCGTTAGTACGGGTGCTGGAAGGTGCAGACGAAGAGCTTTTGGATATTGACTGGAACTTCTATAATATGCGCATTGCCAGTAACGGCTTCGAATCCGGCTGGGTCTACATGTGGTCGATTGTAATCCCTCCAAAATGGAGCGCTCTTGCGCCAGATTTCgaagaagtagaagaaaacatagACTACCAGGAGAAAGAGGACGAATTTGACATCATGGACGATGACAACAACTTACATGCGCTAACTGAGGCCGAAGAAGTTACCATAGATCTTTGTACGCCAGAGAAGTACGACGTAAGAGGTAACGATTTGTCTATTCCAAGATTCGTTATTCCTCTCGATTACGAAGGTATTTTGGTTCTACAAAACTGGGCAACGAACGCCTAG
- the COG7 gene encoding Golgi transport complex subunit COG7 produces MSGSANTSTKTSNSNDALLNMFFDEDFVPQAYVDILLSSFQINQLDEIKTTSSSLLSRMDFYSGHVTRELESTIHRLEKPAELILYTPSTDQKGTTKLEYYLDTLANSVSLLEADVKNIEEQLEALNVKYESSNSVTETLSKLMLAKNSLLKVKRSFDTLKTIMEISIQDDQEKLQHITVEEFNLALATLQETITSTLAKPVKEPTELLRKIGDFIELKQMLKGLPKFYVPYSEFAQAIQKERDAYLNSIQSADEL; encoded by the coding sequence ATGAGTGGTAGTGCGAATACCAGTACGAAAacatccaattccaatGATGCCTTGCTAAATATgttctttgatgaagactTTGTTCCCCAAGCTTATGTGGACATACTATTATCATCGTTTCAGATAAACCAGTTGGACGAAATCAAGACTACAAGCTCTAGTCTGCTCTCGAGAATGGATTTTTACAGTGGCCATGTTACTAGAGAGCTAGAATCTACCATTCATAGGCTTGAAAAACCAGCAGAACTTATACTTTACACTCCAAGTACAGACCAAAAGGGCACTACAAAGTTGGAGTACTATTTGGACACGTTGGCTAACAGTGTTAGTTTACTAGAGGCCGATGTTAAGAATATAGAAGAACAATTGGAAGCATTGAATGTCAAATATGAATCCAGTAATTCCGTCACAGAAACCCTATCTAAACTCATGCTAGCCAAAAATTCTTTGCTAAAGGTAAAAAGATCATTTGATACTTTGAAGACTATAATGGAGATATCTATACAGGatgatcaagaaaagttGCAACATATAACTGTGGAGGAATTCAATCTTGCGCTCGCAACTTTACAAGAGACGATTACTAGTACATTGGCTAAGCCAGTGAAAGAACCTACCGAGTTATTACGGAAGATAGGGGACTTTATAGAGTTGAAACAAATGCTTAAGGGACTCCCCAAATTCTATGTGCCTTATTCAGAGTTTGCACAAGctattcaaaaagaaagggATGCATATTTGAATAGCATACAATCTGCGGATGAATTGTAA